In Halobaculum halobium, a genomic segment contains:
- a CDS encoding phosphoribosyltransferase: MFDNRTDAGERLAALLTEREIEADIVLAVPRGGLPAGRAVADRLAVPLDIVSARKIGAPWNAELAVGAVASDGSVWLNDALIDQAGIDDDYIDDQRERERAAARQRVDSYRGDRPPLDLDGKRVVVVDDGIATGATMRACLRQIAAAGADRIVLAVPVAPPDTLEQLEACVDELVCVEAPADFGAVGRFYRAFDQVTDEQARSYLTTDDT; the protein is encoded by the coding sequence ATGTTTGACAACCGAACCGATGCTGGCGAGCGGTTGGCCGCCCTCCTCACCGAGCGCGAGATCGAAGCCGACATCGTGCTTGCGGTGCCGAGGGGTGGACTCCCGGCCGGTCGGGCGGTCGCCGACAGGCTCGCGGTCCCGCTCGATATCGTCTCCGCACGGAAGATCGGCGCGCCGTGGAACGCTGAACTGGCGGTCGGCGCCGTCGCCAGCGACGGCAGCGTCTGGCTCAACGACGCGCTCATCGACCAAGCCGGCATCGACGACGACTACATCGACGACCAGCGCGAACGCGAGCGGGCGGCTGCCCGCCAGCGCGTCGACAGCTACCGCGGCGACCGACCGCCGCTGGACCTGGACGGCAAGCGAGTCGTCGTCGTCGACGACGGCATCGCCACGGGCGCCACGATGCGAGCCTGCCTCAGGCAGATCGCCGCCGCCGGTGCCGACCGGATCGTGCTGGCGGTTCCGGTCGCCCCGCCGGACACGCTGGAACAACTCGAAGCGTGCGTCGACGAACTCGTCTGCGTGGAGGCGCCCGCAGACTTCGGCGCTGTCGGCCGGTTCTACCGCGCCTTCGATCAAGTCACCGACGAACAAGCCCGTTCGTACCTCACCACCGATGACACCTGA
- a CDS encoding plastocyanin/azurin family copper-binding protein produces MTDNLVFDPDEAAVTPGTTVVWENVGNVGHSVTAYEEDLPADAAYFASGGFESEEAARSAYSSGDPESGDVPGGEAYEYTFETEGTYPYFCIPHESVGMLGTIEVSEDAGQTDAPSGPVIPDVPDVAKTLSLVISATLVATVGFAYLFLKYGGDYGIDEESE; encoded by the coding sequence ATGACTGATAACCTTGTGTTCGATCCCGACGAGGCAGCGGTCACCCCGGGAACGACCGTCGTCTGGGAGAACGTGGGTAACGTCGGTCACTCGGTGACAGCGTACGAGGAAGACCTCCCGGCGGACGCAGCGTACTTCGCCTCCGGCGGGTTCGAGTCGGAGGAAGCGGCGCGTTCGGCATACTCCTCGGGCGACCCGGAGAGCGGCGACGTTCCGGGCGGTGAGGCGTACGAGTACACGTTCGAGACGGAGGGAACGTACCCGTACTTCTGTATCCCACACGAGAGCGTCGGAATGCTCGGCACGATCGAGGTGAGCGAAGACGCGGGTCAGACGGACGCACCGTCCGGTCCAGTGATCCCTGATGTCCCCGACGTCGCGAAGACGCTCAGCTTGGTGATCTCGGCCACGCTGGTCGCGACGGTCGGCTTCGCGTACCTCTTCCTCAAATACGGCGGAGACTACGGAATCGATGAAGAGAGTGAGTGA
- a CDS encoding cation-translocating P-type ATPase, with protein MSVDRALERLDTDTTGLSSSEVERRTGEYGPNTLPKASPPSALRVFARQFRSPLIYVLAAAALVSISVGERTDAGFIVVVLLANALVGGVQEWRAAQSTHALQRLLRTRATVVRDDRTVEVDSEVVVPGDIVVLESGSAVPADVRLIATTGLETDESTLTGESTTVEKEATWTGAPSTPLADRRNLAFAGTTVVRGRARGVVVATGEDTAVGSLAEDVSALGEGRPPLVQRMQRFTRALGAAVVGVSLLAIGFGVVVRGFEISTMVLFGVALAVAAIPEGLPVSMTVALGVATRRMAALGVIVRRLVAVEGLGSCTYIATDKTGTITENRLSVRRVRLPGGQTLSIGEDGETADTRSKRSDELSRLAVAVSLCNEGSLVADGEEVTRRGDPTDTALLAFARRFDVTADSASARYPQVGTIPFESERGYAATYHRVPDEETDGDGETLVFVKGAPERIIDMCEWNDDGATTGTVGTESAARRRALDEATELAADGYRVLAVAEGRVHGRVPDDPSLEPPSGLRLLGFVGMTDPLRSGARAAVESARAAGIQVAMITGDHPETALAIARELGMATSLDEVVTGAELAAMDDGEVAETVRVTSVFARVAPDQKLRIVAAAKTAGHFVAVTGDGVNDAPALQAANIGIAMGKDGTDVARDAAELVLSDDNFATIVSGIEQGRVAYDNVRKVIYLLVSTNAAEVVLVLLSLAAGLPLALTAVQLLWLNLVTEGMQDVALGFEPKEDDVLERPPRSPSEPIFDRLMIERTAVSTGYIGLVGFATFSWLLASGASAPEARNGLLLLMVLFENAQVGNSRSETRSVFRISPLSNPFLLAAAVGALVVHAAALYVPIAQSVLETAPVSLAHLLMYFALAGGLLVVTELHKHWWQYRH; from the coding sequence GTGTCTGTCGACCGCGCACTGGAGCGCCTCGACACTGATACTACGGGACTTTCGTCGTCGGAGGTGGAGCGACGGACCGGCGAGTACGGACCGAACACACTGCCGAAGGCGTCTCCTCCGTCAGCGCTGCGAGTGTTTGCTCGACAGTTCCGTAGCCCGCTGATCTACGTCCTCGCCGCCGCGGCACTCGTCTCGATCAGCGTCGGCGAGCGCACGGACGCGGGGTTCATCGTCGTCGTCCTTCTGGCGAACGCGCTGGTCGGCGGGGTCCAGGAGTGGCGTGCAGCACAGAGCACTCACGCGCTCCAACGCCTGCTCCGAACCCGAGCGACTGTCGTGCGCGACGACCGGACGGTCGAGGTCGACAGCGAAGTTGTCGTTCCGGGTGACATCGTTGTACTGGAGTCGGGGAGCGCCGTCCCGGCGGACGTACGGCTGATCGCGACGACCGGGTTGGAGACCGACGAGTCGACGCTCACCGGTGAGTCGACGACGGTCGAAAAGGAAGCCACCTGGACGGGCGCCCCGTCGACGCCGCTTGCGGACCGACGGAATCTCGCGTTCGCGGGTACGACTGTGGTTCGAGGTCGGGCGCGCGGTGTCGTCGTGGCAACGGGCGAGGACACGGCGGTCGGATCGCTGGCCGAGGACGTGTCCGCCCTCGGGGAGGGCCGCCCGCCGTTAGTACAGCGGATGCAGCGATTCACGCGCGCACTGGGCGCGGCTGTCGTGGGCGTTTCGCTGTTGGCGATCGGCTTCGGCGTCGTCGTCCGCGGGTTCGAGATCTCGACGATGGTCTTGTTCGGCGTCGCGCTCGCGGTCGCCGCCATCCCCGAGGGGCTCCCGGTCTCGATGACGGTCGCGCTCGGGGTGGCAACCAGACGAATGGCGGCGCTCGGCGTCATCGTCCGCCGCCTCGTCGCAGTCGAAGGGCTCGGAAGCTGTACCTATATCGCTACCGATAAGACCGGAACGATCACCGAGAATCGGCTCTCAGTGCGCCGGGTACGTCTACCCGGTGGCCAAACGCTGTCGATCGGTGAAGACGGTGAGACGGCCGATACCAGATCCAAGCGCAGCGATGAGTTGTCCCGACTCGCGGTCGCCGTGTCGTTGTGCAACGAGGGGAGCCTCGTAGCCGACGGTGAGGAGGTCACTCGGCGTGGTGACCCAACTGACACCGCCTTGCTCGCGTTTGCCCGCCGGTTCGACGTAACGGCAGATAGCGCGTCGGCGCGATATCCCCAGGTCGGCACGATCCCGTTCGAATCCGAGCGCGGGTACGCCGCTACGTACCACCGCGTCCCCGATGAGGAGACGGACGGAGACGGCGAGACTCTGGTGTTCGTCAAGGGAGCCCCTGAGCGGATCATCGACATGTGCGAGTGGAACGACGACGGAGCGACCACCGGGACAGTGGGGACCGAGTCAGCGGCTCGCCGACGCGCGCTCGACGAGGCAACGGAACTCGCGGCAGACGGCTACCGCGTGCTCGCCGTCGCCGAGGGGCGTGTACACGGTCGGGTTCCGGACGATCCCTCGCTGGAACCACCGTCAGGGCTTCGGCTGCTCGGCTTCGTCGGGATGACCGATCCGCTTCGCTCGGGGGCCCGCGCCGCCGTCGAGTCTGCCCGTGCCGCGGGCATTCAGGTCGCGATGATCACCGGCGACCACCCGGAGACTGCGCTGGCGATCGCTCGCGAACTCGGAATGGCGACGAGCCTCGACGAGGTCGTCACCGGCGCTGAGCTAGCTGCGATGGACGATGGCGAGGTCGCCGAAACCGTTCGGGTGACGTCTGTGTTCGCGCGGGTCGCTCCAGACCAGAAGTTGCGCATCGTCGCCGCCGCGAAAACGGCCGGACACTTCGTCGCAGTCACTGGCGACGGCGTGAACGACGCGCCGGCACTCCAGGCGGCGAACATCGGCATTGCGATGGGTAAAGACGGCACGGATGTCGCCCGCGATGCCGCCGAACTAGTACTCAGTGACGACAACTTCGCCACTATCGTCTCGGGGATCGAACAGGGACGCGTCGCCTACGACAACGTTCGAAAGGTGATCTACTTGCTCGTCTCGACGAACGCCGCTGAGGTCGTGCTCGTCCTACTCTCGCTGGCAGCCGGGCTCCCGCTCGCGCTTACAGCCGTCCAACTGCTGTGGCTCAATCTCGTCACCGAGGGGATGCAAGACGTCGCACTCGGATTCGAGCCGAAGGAAGACGACGTGCTCGAGCGTCCGCCACGCTCGCCCAGTGAACCGATATTCGACAGACTCATGATCGAACGCACGGCCGTCAGCACGGGGTACATCGGGCTTGTCGGCTTTGCGACGTTCTCGTGGTTGCTCGCATCGGGCGCCAGCGCCCCCGAGGCTCGAAACGGGCTCCTCCTCTTGATGGTGCTGTTCGAGAACGCACAGGTCGGCAACAGCCGGTCTGAAACGCGTTCGGTGTTCCGGATCTCGCCGCTGTCGAACCCGTTTCTGCTCGCGGCCGCAGTCGGCGCACTCGTCGTCCACGCTGCGGCGTTGTACGTTCCGATCGCGCAGTCGGTGCTGGAGACGGCGCCCGTTTCTCTTGCTCACCTCTTGATGTATTTCGCGCTCGCCGGTGGGCTCCTCGTTGTGACAGAACTCCACAAGCACTGGTGGCAGTACAGACATTAA
- a CDS encoding DUF7557 family protein, which yields MATTIELNDDLTERIEGHLEEDETVEEFLQELLSIYEQEGRFLHEGV from the coding sequence ATGGCCACAACCATCGAACTCAACGACGACCTCACCGAACGGATCGAGGGCCATTTGGAGGAAGACGAGACCGTCGAGGAGTTCCTCCAAGAACTGCTCTCGATATACGAACAGGAGGGGCGATTCCTCCATGAAGGAGTGTAA
- a CDS encoding cohesin domain-containing protein has product MRDGGGIVVVAALIVVVGTLPMVVAAVTPVSADAISADDTVTGSPDGTIDAAPGDTVTVHVWANATAVRGYQANLTFDPSVVTVDSVSGSDDFENPVVNVNNDGGWVAFNQLRPEETNDPVLAELKLTVSEDATGSTQLTFVEADTKLSGGDGESVSPGAFNSVELAVDTDSATSTPTQTPTSTQTPEPTQTPTPTQTPTPTQTATPEDTGTDERSNEDSDNDDNGNSGGGSSGSGGGGGGDASAPPEPLFSIVGTSLNRTSVAPGEPVNVSGIVENEGDDDGTFETSVYSNGTAMGENTAVEIPEQEQRRVSFTVRFDSPGVYAVKLNSTVVGNVTVQAANGTGNTTANATATETITATNGSTNTTVPPTPAPTATATQTDTPAATLTDSDTEETHVSEVQTGTTAGSAPGFGAASVVVSMSLLLGWLAYRRPDE; this is encoded by the coding sequence ATGAGAGACGGTGGGGGGATCGTCGTCGTGGCCGCCCTGATCGTTGTCGTCGGCACGCTTCCGATGGTAGTCGCCGCAGTTACCCCGGTGTCTGCAGACGCAATTTCGGCCGATGACACGGTTACTGGGTCCCCCGACGGTACCATCGACGCAGCTCCCGGTGACACGGTCACTGTGCATGTCTGGGCCAACGCGACGGCGGTGCGTGGCTACCAGGCGAACCTCACGTTCGATCCCAGTGTCGTGACCGTCGACAGCGTCTCCGGGAGCGACGACTTCGAGAACCCGGTTGTGAACGTGAACAACGACGGTGGCTGGGTGGCGTTCAATCAGCTCCGACCCGAGGAAACGAACGATCCCGTACTCGCAGAACTGAAGCTCACCGTCTCCGAGGACGCCACCGGCTCCACGCAGCTGACGTTCGTCGAAGCCGACACGAAACTCTCCGGCGGCGACGGGGAGAGCGTCTCGCCGGGGGCGTTCAACAGCGTCGAGCTGGCGGTCGATACCGACTCGGCAACTTCGACACCGACTCAGACGCCAACGTCGACCCAGACTCCAGAACCAACCCAGACGCCAACGCCGACCCAGACCCCAACGCCGACACAAACCGCTACCCCAGAGGATACCGGGACCGACGAGAGGAGCAACGAGGATAGCGACAACGACGACAACGGCAACAGCGGCGGTGGTAGCAGCGGCAGTGGCGGCGGTGGCGGCGGCGACGCTAGCGCACCGCCCGAACCCCTGTTCTCCATCGTGGGAACCTCGCTCAACCGGACGTCGGTCGCACCCGGTGAACCGGTCAATGTGTCGGGCATCGTCGAAAACGAAGGTGACGACGACGGGACCTTCGAGACCAGCGTGTACAGCAACGGGACAGCGATGGGTGAGAACACAGCCGTCGAGATTCCCGAGCAAGAACAGCGGCGGGTGAGCTTCACCGTCCGGTTCGACTCGCCCGGTGTCTACGCCGTGAAGCTTAATTCGACGGTCGTCGGTAACGTGACGGTTCAAGCTGCCAACGGCACTGGAAATACGACGGCCAACGCAACTGCCACCGAGACGATTACCGCCACGAACGGTTCGACCAACACCACCGTACCGCCGACGCCAGCACCGACGGCCACTGCGACGCAGACTGATACGCCGGCCGCGACCCTAACTGATTCCGACACCGAAGAGACGCACGTCTCCGAAGTCCAGACTGGTACGACCGCCGGATCCGCCCCCGGGTTCGGAGCCGCGAGCGTCGTCGTCTCGATGTCGCTGTTGCTGGGCTGGCTTGCCTACCGACGACCGGATGAATAG
- a CDS encoding phosphotransferase family protein, with translation MTEEAPGSDTEQVSDSGVRGMVAEIEPEWRVTAIERSPHGTDLVAILDVRTPERRSVVLKATTADFVDPIVARSEPRLLELVHRETTIPVPEVFGYCDDHDRYPAPFYVMEYVEGENYEGKLAELSEAARETLLREAGENLAELHELGSLPAAGKIGVQDGELCVLDTDDHPRHDDFREAVLADCEETLDRLADGGFYPNLTDDPERFADLVPELREYVRERIPALPAPEEPTYCHWDYRIGNLLIEPDTGRTCAVLDWANLSSAEPAYNLAQTEFYLLSPIADGPEWTNRLREAFRTAYAETRTDWSFDEPTRERIDEYRLVARLGAMASLPLWYQDASPEKRSERAAEHRTVVNQYLE, from the coding sequence ATGACGGAGGAAGCACCCGGATCAGACACCGAGCAGGTATCTGATTCGGGGGTGCGTGGGATGGTCGCGGAGATCGAGCCGGAGTGGCGTGTCACAGCTATCGAACGGAGCCCGCACGGAACTGACCTGGTTGCTATTCTTGACGTTCGAACGCCGGAGCGCCGGTCTGTCGTTCTGAAGGCGACGACAGCTGACTTCGTCGATCCGATTGTTGCCCGGTCAGAGCCCCGGTTATTGGAACTCGTACACCGAGAAACCACGATCCCTGTTCCAGAGGTGTTTGGGTACTGTGACGACCACGATCGATATCCCGCTCCGTTCTACGTGATGGAATACGTTGAGGGAGAAAACTACGAAGGGAAATTAGCGGAACTCTCAGAGGCTGCACGTGAGACCCTACTTCGAGAGGCTGGTGAGAACCTCGCGGAACTCCACGAACTCGGTTCACTGCCTGCAGCAGGCAAAATCGGAGTGCAAGACGGTGAATTGTGTGTTCTCGATACGGACGACCATCCCCGACACGACGACTTCCGCGAGGCAGTCTTGGCTGACTGTGAGGAGACGCTCGACAGACTCGCAGATGGAGGCTTCTACCCGAACCTCACAGACGACCCGGAGCGTTTCGCCGATCTCGTACCGGAACTGCGGGAGTACGTACGGGAGCGTATTCCTGCCCTGCCAGCGCCCGAAGAGCCGACGTACTGCCACTGGGATTACCGCATTGGAAACCTCCTAATCGAGCCAGACACAGGTCGCACATGTGCGGTTCTCGACTGGGCGAACCTCTCGTCGGCGGAGCCAGCGTACAACCTCGCACAGACGGAGTTCTACCTGTTGAGCCCGATAGCCGACGGTCCCGAATGGACGAATCGGCTCCGTGAAGCCTTCCGTACTGCATACGCGGAAACCCGAACCGACTGGTCGTTCGACGAACCGACGCGAGAACGGATAGACGAGTACCGACTCGTCGCCCGATTGGGCGCGATGGCGAGCCTCCCGCTCTGGTACCAGGACGCGTCACCAGAGAAACGGAGCGAACGCGCAGCCGAGCACCGAACGGTCGTGAACCAGTACCTCGAATAG
- a CDS encoding DUF2267 domain-containing protein, whose protein sequence is MNFDEFTGQVQHRLSLPGTGEAVRAIRATLTTLGERVQEGEANDLAGSLPMEIDYYLTDAVADHGQRFDWSEFITRVWEREGMTDRDDRADAAYHARVVLDVVTEVVSPNEIRQIRDQLPADDGWDELFEVVDQER, encoded by the coding sequence ATGAACTTCGACGAGTTCACTGGGCAGGTCCAGCATCGACTGTCGCTTCCGGGAACCGGGGAGGCGGTCCGCGCGATCCGCGCCACCCTGACGACGCTCGGCGAACGCGTCCAGGAGGGAGAGGCGAACGACCTTGCCGGGTCGCTCCCGATGGAGATCGATTACTACCTGACGGACGCCGTCGCCGACCACGGCCAGCGGTTCGACTGGTCCGAATTCATCACCCGCGTGTGGGAACGCGAGGGGATGACGGACCGCGACGACCGAGCCGATGCCGCGTATCACGCCCGCGTCGTCCTCGATGTGGTAACTGAAGTGGTCTCACCCAACGAGATCCGCCAGATACGCGATCAATTACCGGCGGACGATGGTTGGGACGAGCTGTTCGAGGTAGTCGACCAGGAACGCTGA
- the hsp14 gene encoding archaeal heat shock protein Hsp14 has protein sequence MSSRNDPFEDVEQLIERMNRQIEAATSSWSGEKFVDEEEHAPIDLVEYDDEFVATVDLPGFDREDVSVSVTDNTLRITAERDESTEAREDDERVLRRERRHESVRRSITLPAEVEKDAVTAKIRNGVLTVTLPRTDVEESREIEIE, from the coding sequence ATGTCATCGCGAAACGACCCATTCGAGGACGTGGAACAGCTCATCGAGCGCATGAACCGCCAGATCGAGGCGGCAACGAGCTCGTGGTCCGGGGAGAAGTTCGTCGACGAGGAGGAGCATGCCCCCATCGACCTCGTGGAGTACGACGACGAATTCGTCGCGACCGTCGACCTCCCGGGGTTCGACCGCGAGGACGTGTCGGTGAGCGTCACCGACAACACCCTTCGGATCACCGCCGAGCGCGACGAATCGACCGAAGCCCGCGAGGACGACGAGCGAGTCCTGCGACGCGAGCGCCGACACGAGTCGGTTCGGCGGTCGATCACCCTCCCGGCCGAGGTCGAGAAGGACGCCGTGACCGCGAAGATACGAAATGGCGTGTTGACCGTCACACTCCCGCGAACCGACGTTGAGGAATCGCGAGAGATCGAGATCGAGTAA
- a CDS encoding DNRLRE domain-containing protein codes for MPRDSTERAVTTTRRRLLGTIGAGVGVATLGTVGGSAQESDDYWTVVALPDTQNYAENKTSYAKDQTEWIADNADAENIVFASHEGDLVENGDDDAEWQYIDDALSTLDGVVPYASVTGNHDYVELWDRLSGIARYKERFGPSRYAQRDWFGGAGPTNGDENRDNLNSYQLFSAGGYDFMHLALEWETPGSVDDSSTPLGWAQRVLDDHPDRATIVTTHSYLRDSPKRRGRNLQEANNIGNTGQTLWEELISPNEQVFMVLCGHWHEDDGEVHQVSTNAADSEVYELLANYQFGVPNGGNGFMRRIEFRPGGGSDAPDRIQVRTYSPSTGDEKTDGDSKFGFDLDFDARFGSSSEEPDEPDDPSATFQQGTDGYEGAADTMLRAADPESSYGTVESLSTDGDNPQGTGYATQVLLRFDGIVGLGDSQIPPGATITEATLRLQTADAGDGAAVHRLRTGWTPESTWASVGGGIQADGLDAVSEPETETGAVETGETTVDVTTSVQAWVDGARNRGWVFRPLGSDGWDIKGVRSGTPPTLIVDYDPRDAAVGDADGDGDIDDDDVTRIQRSIAGEDVDINRTAADVDGDGDVDISDAVAVDNFAGGSQ; via the coding sequence ATGCCTAGAGACAGTACCGAACGCGCAGTCACGACGACGCGGCGCCGACTGCTGGGAACCATCGGCGCCGGCGTCGGCGTTGCGACGCTCGGGACGGTCGGGGGCAGCGCTCAGGAGTCCGACGACTACTGGACAGTCGTCGCGCTCCCCGATACCCAGAACTATGCTGAAAACAAGACATCCTACGCCAAGGATCAGACCGAATGGATCGCCGACAACGCCGACGCGGAGAACATCGTATTCGCGAGCCACGAGGGCGACCTGGTCGAAAACGGCGACGATGACGCCGAGTGGCAGTACATCGACGACGCCTTGTCCACGCTTGATGGGGTAGTCCCGTACGCGTCCGTCACGGGTAACCACGACTACGTGGAGCTGTGGGACCGCCTCTCTGGAATTGCCAGATACAAGGAGCGCTTCGGTCCCTCGCGGTACGCACAGCGGGACTGGTTCGGCGGTGCGGGTCCGACCAACGGCGACGAGAACCGGGACAACCTCAACAGCTACCAGTTGTTCTCCGCAGGCGGCTACGACTTCATGCATCTTGCGTTGGAATGGGAGACGCCAGGGTCGGTCGACGACTCGTCGACCCCGTTGGGGTGGGCCCAACGCGTCCTCGACGACCACCCGGACCGAGCGACGATCGTCACCACGCACTCGTATCTCCGTGACTCGCCGAAGCGGCGCGGGCGGAACCTCCAAGAAGCGAACAACATCGGCAACACGGGCCAGACGCTCTGGGAGGAACTCATCTCACCGAACGAGCAGGTGTTCATGGTCCTCTGTGGCCACTGGCACGAGGACGACGGCGAAGTCCACCAAGTGTCGACGAATGCCGCCGACTCGGAGGTGTACGAACTGCTCGCGAACTACCAGTTCGGCGTACCCAACGGTGGGAACGGCTTCATGCGTCGCATCGAGTTCCGACCCGGGGGTGGGTCGGACGCGCCGGACCGGATCCAGGTGCGGACGTACTCTCCGAGCACAGGCGATGAAAAGACCGACGGCGACTCGAAGTTCGGGTTCGATCTGGACTTCGACGCACGGTTCGGGTCGTCATCCGAAGAGCCGGATGAACCGGACGACCCCTCCGCGACGTTCCAACAGGGGACAGACGGCTACGAAGGCGCGGCCGACACGATGCTACGGGCCGCCGACCCGGAATCGAGCTACGGCACAGTCGAGAGCCTGTCAACCGACGGAGACAATCCCCAAGGGACCGGTTATGCCACACAGGTCCTCCTCCGGTTCGATGGTATCGTCGGACTCGGCGACAGCCAAATTCCTCCCGGAGCTACGATCACCGAAGCCACGTTGCGGCTCCAGACCGCAGACGCCGGCGACGGCGCCGCGGTCCACCGACTACGGACGGGTTGGACACCAGAGTCCACGTGGGCTTCGGTGGGCGGCGGTATCCAGGCCGATGGGTTAGACGCCGTCTCCGAGCCAGAGACGGAGACCGGCGCAGTCGAGACGGGCGAGACGACGGTCGACGTGACTACAAGCGTGCAAGCCTGGGTGGACGGCGCGCGCAACAGGGGCTGGGTGTTCCGACCGCTAGGCTCGGACGGCTGGGATATCAAAGGCGTCAGAAGCGGCACCCCGCCGACGTTGATCGTCGACTACGACCCGAGGGACGCCGCGGTCGGAGACGCCGATGGCGACGGTGACATCGACGATGACGACGTGACCCGAATCCAGCGCTCGATAGCCGGCGAGGACGTGGATATCAACCGGACGGCCGCGGACGTTGACGGCGACGGTGATGTCGACATCAGTGACGCTGTCGCGGTCGACAACTTCGCAGGAGGGAGCCAATGA
- a CDS encoding helix-turn-helix domain-containing protein codes for MSVHATVAVAPRQFVLGRTLTVAGDARIEIESLVPIETRIAPYLTVVASDPRTVCDLVAAEPAVERAEPVHRSDDEWVLCVHWGDQQPPLLAALADAGAACVEAVATNGTWHLTLRFHSHERLADCYHRCVEQGVRLTVKRVHDASGGRSSSRASGALALTSAQREALATAYETGYFAVPREVTLAEVADRLEISDTATSQRLRRGMQRVLAETFSATSVER; via the coding sequence ATGAGTGTCCACGCGACGGTCGCGGTGGCGCCGCGCCAGTTCGTCCTCGGTCGAACGCTGACCGTCGCGGGCGACGCCCGGATCGAGATCGAATCACTGGTTCCGATCGAGACCCGGATCGCACCGTACCTCACAGTCGTCGCTTCCGACCCGAGAACGGTGTGTGATCTCGTCGCCGCGGAGCCGGCCGTCGAGCGCGCCGAACCGGTCCACCGAAGCGACGACGAGTGGGTGCTGTGCGTCCACTGGGGCGACCAACAGCCTCCCCTACTCGCGGCGCTGGCCGACGCCGGTGCCGCCTGCGTTGAGGCCGTCGCAACGAACGGGACGTGGCACCTCACACTCCGTTTTCACAGCCACGAGCGGCTCGCGGACTGCTATCACCGCTGCGTGGAGCAGGGAGTCCGGCTGACCGTCAAGCGGGTCCACGACGCCAGCGGTGGCCGCTCGTCCTCACGCGCGTCGGGGGCGTTGGCACTCACGAGCGCGCAACGAGAGGCGCTCGCGACCGCATACGAGACGGGCTACTTCGCGGTGCCCCGGGAGGTGACGCTCGCCGAGGTCGCCGACCGGCTCGAGATATCGGACACCGCAACGTCACAGCGGCTTCGACGGGGGATGCAGCGGGTGTTGGCCGAGACCTTCTCCGCTACTTCGGTCGAACGCTGA
- a CDS encoding Gfo/Idh/MocA family protein — protein MTPSAQSITFGVLGTAEIARTAVIPGIRASNHTVEAVASRDGERARAFAEAESIPRSYGSYVDLLSDEAIDAVYVPLPNGLHAEWTTRAADAGLDVLCEKPLAVDAAEARAVLDHCRDQGVTLMEGYMYRYHPRTERVLALAAEELADVRTVTSTFRFPLYDRPGDVRLRPDLAGGSLMDVGCYPVSLARAVLGDPDRVYAHSNDTRDAGVDTELAGVLEYEDGRSARVASGFDTQLVQQYRIDARNGWIAVEQAFDAPDDEPVSIEYEIDGRHGVETFDPVDQYRLEVEHFADCVATDGSPRTDGEAAIATMRVLDALSDSAAEGCAVDVE, from the coding sequence GTGACGCCGTCGGCGCAGTCGATCACGTTCGGCGTACTCGGCACCGCGGAGATCGCCCGAACGGCGGTGATTCCGGGGATACGGGCCAGCAATCACACCGTCGAGGCAGTCGCCTCCCGCGACGGCGAGCGCGCACGAGCGTTCGCGGAGGCGGAGTCGATCCCGCGGAGCTACGGATCGTACGTCGACCTGCTATCAGACGAGGCTATCGACGCCGTGTATGTCCCGTTGCCCAACGGGCTCCACGCCGAGTGGACGACGCGCGCGGCCGACGCCGGGCTCGACGTGCTCTGTGAGAAACCGCTCGCAGTCGATGCGGCAGAGGCACGCGCCGTCCTTGACCACTGTCGCGACCAAGGTGTCACTCTCATGGAGGGCTACATGTATCGATATCACCCACGGACCGAACGGGTTCTGGCCCTCGCCGCTGAGGAACTCGCGGACGTTCGAACGGTGACCTCGACGTTCCGGTTCCCGCTGTACGACCGTCCGGGCGACGTCCGACTGCGACCGGACCTCGCCGGCGGGTCGCTCATGGACGTCGGGTGCTACCCGGTCTCGCTCGCGAGGGCGGTGCTCGGCGACCCCGACCGCGTGTACGCGCACAGCAACGACACCCGAGACGCCGGCGTCGACACGGAGCTCGCGGGGGTGCTGGAGTACGAAGACGGCCGATCGGCGCGCGTCGCCTCCGGGTTCGACACGCAGCTGGTCCAGCAGTACCGGATCGACGCGAGAAACGGCTGGATCGCGGTCGAACAGGCGTTCGACGCGCCCGATGACGAACCGGTATCGATCGAGTACGAGATCGACGGCAGACACGGCGTCGAGACGTTCGACCCGGTCGACCAGTACCGCCTCGAGGTGGAGCACTTCGCAGACTGCGTCGCCACCGACGGATCGCCGCGGACCGACGGCGAAGCAGCGATCGCGACGATGCGAGTGCTCGACGCACTGTCCGACAGCGCGGCCGAAGGCTGTGCGGTCGACGTCGAGTGA